From Cucumis melo cultivar AY chromosome 1, USDA_Cmelo_AY_1.0, whole genome shotgun sequence, a single genomic window includes:
- the LOC103490145 gene encoding uncharacterized protein LOC103490145 — protein sequence METTMKLPLPAKSQQIPTFTTSLYPKSVNRSPELDLQQTPSSRKDSRRRIRNLSLIKRKLAPSSRRSRPQTPLLKWKVEERVDGGGEVDEDETKSELENGGKNLQRVSGERDVIVSARKLAAGFWRFQKPEVSADGGRSGLKRTQEQGIGSQPVAGHVRVPILRHHNSNIFSNETRDLIQGQPSTSGMRNGVLCKLEPFFQFSNSVMEGATKWDPIGSKISDDRGHIYIQRELLDQQVSLVSVISSLEAELKQARGRILELETERHASKKKLESFLRKVGEEKALWRMREHEKVRVFIESIRTELNHERKNRRRVEHFNSKLVHELADAKSLVKQLMQDYEEERKERVLIEQVCEELAKEIGDNKADIEASKRESARLREEVEEERKMLQLAEVWREERVQMKLVDAKVAVEEKYSQMNRLVADLENFLRLRGAISDIKEMKEAVILGKTASAVNIQDIKQLSYQHSKPDDIFSIFEEVNFDENHEREVKPYGSYSPATEISKVRTVSPEVNVDTAKRADGTLMVSRTCIDQNGEIDDESGWETVSQVEDQDSSSSPEGSTVLPANKNCGKSSSTSGSSVTDWEEYGGGGGGESTINISEVYSELVKKSKKVSNLTKRLWKSGHHNGGDSNKMMPVKEPHGITSSSPEAESGNGESSPDFTGQWSSFNLSDAQIARQRKVQINAKDNQKLQLRHVLNQKI from the exons ATGGAGACGACGATGAAGCTGCCGCTGCCGGCGAAGTCTCAACAGATTCCCACATTCACCACTTCACTCTATCCCAAGTCGGTGAACCGATCGCCGGAATTGGATCTTCAACAGACGCCAAGTTCTCGCAAGGATTCTCGGCGGAGGATCCGAAACCTTTCGTTGATTAAGAGAAAGCTAGCGCCGTCCAGCCGGAGGAGCCGGCCACAGACTCCGCTTCTGAAGTGGAAGGTCGAGGAGAGAGTCGATGGTGGAGGTGAAGTGGACGAGGACGAGACGAAGTCGGAATTGGAGAACGGAGGAAAAAATCTCCAGCGGGTGAGTGGGGAAAGAGATGTGATCGTATCAGCGAGAAAACTCGCTGCTGGTTTTTGGCGGTTTCAGAAGCCGGAGGTTAGTGCTGATGGAGGAAGGAGCGGTTTGAAACGCACGCAGGAGCAGGGGATCGGTTCTCAG CCTGTTGCTGGCCATGTTCGGGTTCCAATTCTCCGCCATCACAATAGCAACATATTTAGTAATGAAACAAGGGATCTGATACAGGGCCAACCCTCAACCTCTGGTATGAGAAATGGCGTTCTGTGCAAG CTTGAGCCGTTCTTTCAATTCTCCAACTCAGTAATGGAGGGAGCAACCAAGTGGGACCCTATTGGCTCGAAAATTTCTGATGATAGAGGTCACATTTACATCCAAAGAGAGCTTCTTGACCAGCAAGTGAGCCTGGTTTCTGTTATATCTTCCCTCGAAGCTGAACTAAAGCAGGCACGAGGTCGCATTTTGGAACTCGAAACTGAACGACATGCATCAAAAAAGAAGCTTGAGAGCTTCTTGAGAAAGGTTGGTGAGGAAAAGGCTTTATGGCGTATGCGGGAACATGAGAAAGTACGTGTATTTATAGAAAGCATCAGAACTGAGTTGAACCATGAAAGGAAAAATCGAAGAAGAGTAGAGCATTTCAATTCAAAACTAGTACATGAGCTAGCTGATGCCAAGTCATTGGTGAAACAGCTGATGCAGGACTAtgaagaagaaaggaaggaaagaGTGTTGATTGAACAAGTGTGTGAAGAGCTTGCTAAAGAAATTGGAGACAACAAAGCAGACATTGAGGCGTCAAAGAGAGAATCTGCTAGACTTAGAGAGgaagtagaagaagaaagaaagatgttGCAGTTGGCAGAAGTATGGCGTGAAGAACGCGTACAAATGAAACTAGTCGATGCCAAAGTAGCTGTAGAAGAAAAGTACTCTCAGATGAATAGGCTTGTTGCAGatcttgaaaattttctaaGATTAAGGGGAGCAATCTCAGACATTAAGGAGATGAAAGAAGCTGTAATACTTGGAAAGACTGCTTCTGCAGTAAACATTCAAGACATAAAGCAGTTATCATACCAACATTCTAAACCAGATGATATTTTCTCCATCTTTGAAGAAGTTAATTTTGATGAAAACCATGAGAGGGAGGTAAAGCCATATGGTTCTTATAGTCCGGCAACCGAAATCTCTAAAGTCAGAACAGTAAGTCCTGAAGTAAATGTGGATACAGCTAAACGTGCGGATGGCACTCTGATGGTGTCGCGCACATGCATCGATCAGAATGGTGAAATAGACGACGAGAGTGGATGGGAAACAGTGAGCCAAGTTGAGGATCAGGACTCAAGTTCTTCACCGGAAGGAAGCACGGTACTGCCTGCTAATAAGAATTGTGGAAAGAGTAGCAGCACCTCAGGCTCTAGTGTAACAGACTGGGAAGAATATGGAGGAGGAGGTGGAGGAGAATCAACAATCAACATCAGTGAAGTCTATTCAGAACTTGTAAAGAAATCAAAGAAAGTATCAAACTTAACAAAGAGGCTTTGGAAATCAGGCCATCATAATGGTGGAGACAGCAACAAGATGATGCCAGTCAAGGAGCCTCATGGTATAACATCATCATCACCGGAAGCAGAATCAGGTAATGGTGAGTCTAGTCCAGATTTTACGGGTCAATGGAGTTCCTTCAACTTAAGTGACGCTCAAATAGCTCGACAGAGGAAAGTTCAGATTAATGCAAAGGACAACCAGAAACTACAATTGCGGCATGTCCTTAATCAGAAGATATAG